The stretch of DNA CAGAACATCATCTCCCATGATAAGTGCATGACtcaactttttttcttctgtttctttgttattGATGAATGTTACATTTTGACAGCCATGGCCTATGACAGATATGCTGCCATCTGTAAGCCCCTGCTTTACCAGGTCACCATGTCCCATCAGGTCTGCCATTTGATGCttgtgggtgtgtatgtgatgGGGTTTGCAGGGGCCATGGCCCATACTGGTAGCATACTAAGTCTGACCTTCTGTGATGGCAACATCATCAATCACTATGTGTGTGACATAGTTCCTCTCCGGAAGCTCTCCTGCACAAATACTGCCACCAATGAGCTGGTAGTTTTCATTGTTGTTAGTATCAATGTAATAGTGCCCACCCTGACTATCTTTATTTCTTACACCTTGATAGTCTTTAACATCCTTGGCATCCATTCTGCAGAGGGCAGGTCAAAAGCcttcagtacctgtggctcccaTGTAAtagctgtttctcttttctttggagCCTCATCATTCATGTATCTTAAGCCCACTAGTTCATCTGTGGATGATGACA from Onychomys torridus chromosome 7, mOncTor1.1, whole genome shotgun sequence encodes:
- the LOC118587961 gene encoding olfactory receptor 145-like, whose protein sequence is MTQKRMALGNVSSVKEFILLGLTQQPDLQLPLFFLFLGIYVVSMVGNLGLMVLIVLNPHLHTPMYYFLFNLAFIDSCCSSVITPQILVSFMKQNIISHDKCMTQLFFFCFFVIDECYILTAMAYDRYAAICKPLLYQVTMSHQVCHLMLVGVYVMGFAGAMAHTGSILSLTFCDGNIINHYVCDIVPLRKLSCTNTATNELVVFIVVSINVIVPTLTIFISYTLIVFNILGIHSAEGRSKAFSTCGSHVIAVSLFFGASSFMYLKPTSSSVDDDKVATIFYTIMGSMLNPFIYSLRNKDVHIALRKTLKKRMFI